The genomic DNA gtgggattttcaggaaaggtctgaaatgacccacggaacaaacgattaaatgggagttatccaggaggcggttgtgtTTTCGGTTGGCCTAGGTCTGTgctctcggagtgttttttttagttttgtaggACTCACTTGCACCATGCCGCTTCACATCGAATTCTTCACCATGCCCCAGAGAAAAACGCAAATAAATGCCCTCTCTGCTTCGCCGTCTTTGCCAAGAGTATATGTTGCGGTCCATTCGCTGTaagtgcatcttctctttctcgtgGCCACACTGGCCATGGCTGCTTAACCTGACCGAGGAGCGCGCTCAccaatttgagatctttgacaaCGTTGCGGATGCGTACGTGCACCaggcaacagtttgattgacgtacgactcagcctatcgactaccgattttattgctctcctttgaactattggacataagttaacactacgcctgcgggcgtatctgtgtatttattttcaattggccagggtcgaacgaaaaagcgggacagatgctcaatttgcgtgaggcgggacaaagggtaaaattgctgtacagtacaacgtaaagcgggacaggtggtcaccctagtTGAAACAGGCTCTGATGGAGTAAATCTTCAGACAGGACATGAATGAATCAACTTGATTTAATTCCACACTTTTCCCCTCACCTTAAATCCACTGGAGTCACTGTTCTAATATTTACAGTGACATGAAAACACCATGATGTAAGAGCACCCTCTACAGGCACATGTGTAAAAGAAACCTATTATCTTTACTGACTCCACCGAAGCATCTTTCTTGGGTATGCGGTGGAGGAAAAAATATTCAAGACAAACAGAGCTCTGAGTCCTGACTATTCCCTATAAtatattttgtttcttttgcgTCCATAACCTAttcctttgtttttgtttttccctttTACTATTTGTATTGTTGACAGCAGTATTTTTCTTTTACTGTGTCTCTTAGGTGACCACTGACCTTCCTCTCTGCccatactgctctctctctctctctctctctttctctctttcactctctcatactGAAAAACTGCATGCATGGTTTACAACAATAACATTGTAGTTACTGTACAAAATACAAAGTTTAACTAGGAAGAGTTGTCATCAACAAGCTGATGGTGTTTGCTGTCATTAAGcagtattttatttgtttatttcttccATTTATATTTTAGCTGTTAGATATATGTATGCTGTAAAAATTGGCTAAAAAGTAATCCTTCTCTCACAAACCCAGTTGAAAGTGAAGTGGCATTGTGTATCAAACCAAATGTTCAAACTGTTGAGTACTACAGAATTAAAGGCTGCACAGTTCTCATTTGTCTGTCCAAAACCATTGTTGGGTTCACCATTCATCCAGTACCTGAAATAGAAACAATGTTACATTCGTAAGGCAAGAGAAATACTACTGTGCAACTTTGAATACCAgagaaataaatgtttgttttcatattGCTAGAGGTTTTTGTGTTACCCTGTGACCAAGGGTTCATTGTCTACCCATCTCCAGTCCCCCTCACTATCTGCATCTGTTAAACCCATCCAGATATCCACACCAAATCTTCTTAGATATTCCTGTTCAAAAGACAAAGTACACAATCATCTTAAGCAAGCAGGCACTAGCTGTACGGATATTCAGTTACTTCCATAAGTATTtcaacacatgctaaagttgactattaagagaatataaaatcatcttttggaaattgatcttaatgccttaaatacaaataaaatacaggggtcataagtattggaacccctatgttaaccccaTGTGTTAAATTTCCATAGAGGCAGAcagattttcatttttaaaggccagtaatttcatggatccaggatatgcaCCCTGattaagttcccttggcctttggaattagaaTAACCCCATattatcacatactgtacagtacatactggtTTCATGCTCATTGAGTTCAATGTAAATCAAAACCTTAAGTAAACCAATGCaagatcgcacacacacacacacacacacacacacacacacacacacacacacacacacacacacacacacacacacagctagcagTACTGTATACCTGTTCCTCTCGGCTGTTTATGATGACCAggtctgcacctctctctctgcactccttCCTGCTGGAGCTCCAGCTCTTTCtctcagaggagaggaagtaaaCACTAGCATTGAAGTAACTCCATCCTTGCTGAAGGAGcttctctgtacacacacacacacacacacacacacacacacacacacacacacacacacacacacacacacacacacacacacacacacacacacacacacacacacacacacacacacacacacattcatacagatacatgagggagaaagagaaagagagatactgtaaatagagagagtgagagagaacacagtTGTGTATTCTTATATGCTAAAATATAAGAACAtcaatatattatataataattCTAGAATATAAGAATACACAACTGTGTTCTCTCTCAGATATTACATATCTCACCCAGAGTATAGAGTTTCCTTTGAAGCTCATCACATTCCTGTTGTAGTTCAGTGTGCTTTTCCCATAATGATTGTTGACTTGTCTGTAAGAGGTTTTTTTCTGTACTTACTGagtactcatcatggatatcacGCATGTCTACCCTGCTGTGGTCTGAAAACATAAGGTGTCATCATATCACATGTGTTTTTCTATCTATTATTTGATTAAATGTAGGAGATTTGTGATTTCTGTATCAGTGCTGAGAACTCACACAAGAGACGTAGGGAAACATTTAGCGCTGCTTGAAGAACACAAAGCACCCCGAAGCACACAGCTGCCATCCTGTAGGATCTACCTACTGGCACAAACTTAAGGTTACTAAATGCATAATTTTCAATATACTCAAAAGATTTACTGTTGGTCATTTactattttttacatttataatAGTATACACTGATGGGAAAGCACTTTAGACAAAGATccttcatatatatataaaaagctccgctttaaccatCTGCTTTAGATGTCATTGTACCTgtgacaatgacaataaagagctattctattttattctattcCCTCACAATGTCTGTGAAATTACCTCGAAAAACCTCAATACTATGTGTCCTTTGCTACAACTATGAGGTAATGCTTTAGTAAAAGAATAGAAGTTTTACCCATGTGATGAGAGTGTACACTTCGTCCCTCAACGTCCATGATATTCCTGTGAGCTTTCCCGTTCCGAGTCATTGCTGGAGTTCTGAAAGGTTAAGTCTgtactactgtacatcagaggTACTTTGAGAACTATTCTCATCTTTCACTTACAGAATGTAGCTTTGGTCAGTGAAGGAAGTCACCTTTGTGGTTAACTACATGCAAAGGCTGCAAGTATGCAAGAGGAATGGAAATATTGACTCATAACCTGTCTTCAATCATCAGCAGTTGAGTTGTCAATGAAATGATATTGAATACAGTAAAAAGTACGAGACATGATAAAGCCACACGTGTAAGACCAATCAAGACAGTCTGTGAGCATGTTGTGTGGTTACTTGGTGTTTGAAGCCCCCAACGtcatcttccaggcagcgctgcatggAGGGCTCTAGGGTTAGGCAAGGTAAAGATTAGGGTTAGGGGCCTTGAAGTCGGTGTCGACggtgggggcttaaaacaccaccGAGCTGCTGTGCGACACACTTTTTGTGCGACCACAAACCACACGCCTTCTTCTTGTGCCCTGTCCAATTATTGTAAGTCAGTTATCATGAAAGGTAATGACGTTACATAAACGTTTGTCTGTTGTGGACTTCATGTAGTCCATGAGGTAAGATtttaggcctacattacaatGCCATTATGACCTATTCATATAACCTTGCCATCCCAAAACttttcccacaaagttgggagcatggaattgtccaaaatgtcttggttaatgctgaagaatTCAGagctcctttcactggaactaaggggacAAGccaagtttggggatggccccttcctgttccaacatgactgtgcaccagtgcacatagcaaggtccataaagacatggatgacagagtttggtgtggatgaacttgacaggcctacacagagtcctgaTCTCAACcaaatagaacacctttgggatgaatgagagcggagactgagagccagtctcctcgtccaacatcagtgggTGACCTAATAAATaagcttctggaagaatggtcaaaaaatcgcataaacacactcctaaaccttgtggaaagccttcccagaggagttgaagctgttatactgtagctgcaaagagtggaacGATAGGTGCCAttgaccggaagtagaagggaaTGACTTCAGTTACCTACAGTATGGTGGCAGGGTATGGGGGGTGGAGGAAAAATAATCAGAGGGTTCAGTATAGCTTAGATACGAGCTCTGAGTCATGACTACATTTTCCTACTATTCCTAACTATTGTCTGTTTCTTTTGCATCCATCTAGCCTAttcctttgtttttgtctttccctTTCACTATTTGTATTGCCATGTTGACAGTAGTTTTTATCTCTCAGGTATCCACTGTCTAACATTCATTGGTTTTATCCAACCATCAATCATTtgtcctctccatcttcaaccATCAGAGTACAAAATGTGTTACTTGCTGtcatcccttgctctctctgacCTTTCCCTttacccatccctctctccctctctctctctctctctctctctctctctctctctctctctctgaagcttTGAAATGTAAGCTAATGTGACCAACTCTCTCAAAGGTTCAggtcctttcctctctttcttccttcccctgtctcccctcctcttctttccatTCCACTACTCTATtcccctccacaaacacacacacacacacacacacacacacacacacacacacacacacacacacacacacacacacacacacacacacacacgtacacacacatatgcacacacacacgcacacacacacacacacacacacacacacacacacacacacacacacacacacatatgcacacacacacgcacacacacacacacacacacacacacacacacacacacacacacacacacacacacacacacaccactccctgCCAGGAGAGGCACAGCTGAATTCAATGCCCTTCCatgcacatgaatacacacacacacacacacacacacacacacacacacacacacacacaaacacacatgcgcacgcacacacaagcacacgtgcacacactcacacatctacaaacagagagagcgagagagaaacactcacacacacccctctctgctGGGTGGTATTCATCCACAGTCTGCCCTGCAGAGTCTCCTGCTGCCTGGATCAAAACTGATTATGCCCGAAGTGCATCTTCCTCCGGTCCACCTCTGGCCCTGtcctggccctga from Sardina pilchardus chromosome 2, fSarPil1.1, whole genome shotgun sequence includes the following:
- the LOC134098494 gene encoding CD209 antigen-like protein E, translated to MRDIHDEYSVSTEKNLLQTSQQSLWEKHTELQQECDELQRKLYTLEKLLQQGWSYFNASVYFLSSERKSWSSSRKECRERGADLVIINSREEQEYLRRFGVDIWMGLTDADSEGDWRWVDNEPLVTGYWMNGEPNNGFGQTNENCAAFNSVVYMYLK